One stretch of Pirellulales bacterium DNA includes these proteins:
- the epsC gene encoding serine O-acetyltransferase EpsC, whose amino-acid sequence MSTQTRIDGQMTKARAEPSQRSHWDIQAIVGELRDLRQASLAARNRLDKPAKLPSRTALAVVVENLITALFPNRLASHVLDNESVDYFVGHTLDKALRELVGQVLRELQFIAGDDVASDEQRDRAVLIVQQFAERLPTIRALLETDITAAYEGDPAARSVDEILACYPGITAIAHYRLAHTLVGLGVPLVARIITEIAHSLTGIDIHPGATIKGSFFIDHGTGVVIGETAIIGERVRLYHGVTLGAKRFQVEEDGTITKGNARHPIVEDEVVIYANATILGRITIGRGSVIGGNVWLTRSVAAGSNIAQAQVRNDTFGEGSGI is encoded by the coding sequence ATGAGCACCCAAACGCGAATCGACGGCCAGATGACCAAGGCCCGCGCAGAACCATCGCAACGCTCGCACTGGGACATTCAGGCAATCGTCGGCGAACTGCGCGATTTGCGACAAGCGTCGTTGGCGGCGCGCAACCGGCTGGACAAACCGGCCAAGCTGCCGTCGCGCACGGCCCTGGCCGTGGTCGTTGAAAACTTGATCACGGCGTTGTTTCCCAACCGGCTCGCTTCCCATGTGCTGGATAACGAGAGCGTCGACTATTTTGTCGGGCATACGCTCGACAAAGCCTTGCGCGAGCTCGTGGGGCAAGTGCTGCGCGAGTTGCAATTTATCGCCGGCGACGACGTGGCCAGCGATGAACAGCGCGATCGGGCCGTGTTGATCGTGCAGCAGTTCGCCGAGCGACTGCCGACGATTCGGGCGCTCTTGGAAACCGATATCACCGCGGCCTACGAAGGCGATCCCGCCGCGCGTAGCGTCGACGAGATTTTGGCCTGCTATCCAGGCATAACGGCTATCGCGCATTACCGCCTAGCCCACACACTCGTCGGGCTCGGCGTCCCGCTCGTTGCGCGGATCATCACCGAGATCGCGCATTCGCTGACCGGCATCGACATTCACCCCGGTGCCACCATCAAAGGAAGTTTTTTCATCGACCACGGCACCGGCGTGGTGATTGGCGAGACGGCCATCATCGGCGAGCGCGTCCGTCTGTACCACGGAGTAACGCTCGGCGCTAAGCGCTTCCAGGTCGAAGAGGATGGCACCATTACCAAGGGGAACGCGCGGCACCCAATCGTCGAGGACGAAGTCGTGATCTATGCCAACGCTACGATCCTGGGACGGATCACAATCGGTCGCGGCTCGGTGATCGGCGGCAACGTATGGCTTACGCGCAGCGTGGCTGCCGGCAGCAATATTGCGCAAGCCCAAGTGCGCAACGATACTTTTGGCGAGGGATCAGGGATCTGA
- the cysK gene encoding cysteine synthase A translates to MPHWYQDNSLSIGRTPLVQLRRVTDGANATILAKIEGRNPAYSVKCRIGAAMIWDAEKRGLLGPGKELVEPTSGNTGIALAFVAAARNIPLTLTMPETMSLERRKLLVAYGAKLVLTEGPRGMAGAIAKAEEIVASSPGRYVLLQQFKNPANPAIHEQTTGPEIWDDTEGVIDILVSGVGTGGTITGVSRYIKNTKNKPIKSVAVEPTASPVLTQQRAGQPLKPGPHKIQGIGAGFVPSVLDVSLVDDIEQVSNEEAIEYARRLALEEGILSGISCGAAAAVAVRIAKRPENAGKTIVVVLPDSGERYLSSVLFEGVFDAEGRAR, encoded by the coding sequence ATGCCGCATTGGTACCAAGACAACTCGCTTTCCATCGGCCGTACCCCGCTCGTTCAATTGCGCCGCGTGACTGACGGCGCGAACGCCACAATCCTTGCCAAGATTGAAGGCCGCAATCCTGCCTACTCAGTCAAGTGCCGCATCGGCGCTGCCATGATCTGGGACGCCGAGAAGCGCGGGCTGTTGGGACCGGGCAAGGAACTCGTTGAGCCCACTAGCGGCAACACGGGCATCGCTTTGGCCTTTGTCGCCGCGGCCCGCAACATTCCTCTGACGCTGACGATGCCCGAGACGATGAGTCTCGAGCGCCGCAAGCTGCTCGTAGCATACGGCGCCAAGCTGGTTTTGACCGAAGGCCCGCGAGGCATGGCAGGTGCGATCGCCAAGGCGGAAGAGATCGTCGCCTCGTCGCCGGGCCGGTATGTCCTCTTGCAACAGTTCAAGAATCCGGCAAATCCGGCCATCCACGAACAGACGACCGGTCCCGAGATTTGGGACGACACCGAGGGCGTCATCGACATCCTCGTTTCCGGCGTGGGTACCGGTGGCACGATCACCGGCGTGTCGCGATACATTAAGAACACGAAGAACAAGCCAATCAAGTCGGTCGCCGTCGAGCCCACTGCCAGCCCGGTGCTGACGCAACAGCGCGCGGGGCAGCCCTTGAAGCCTGGCCCGCACAAAATCCAGGGTATCGGCGCCGGCTTCGTACCGTCGGTACTCGATGTGTCGTTGGTCGATGACATCGAGCAAGTCTCGAACGAAGAGGCGATCGAGTACGCAAGGCGATTGGCGCTCGAAGAGGGCATTTTGTCGGGCATTTCCTGCGGTGCTGCAGCGGCGGTCGCGGTACGCATCGCCAAGCGTCCGGAAAATGCCGGCAAGACTATTGTCGTGGTGTTGCCAGACTCGGGCGAGCGCTATCTCAGCTCGGTTCTGTTCGAAGGCGTATTCGACGCCGAAGGTCGTGCCCGATGA
- a CDS encoding rhodanese-like domain-containing protein, with translation MRTIQQSRPPKIDSPRKHQNWQGSKDVSIATISPNALARRHAENKSLRLIDVRTPAEFQNAHLEFAQNVPLDQLDPSAVMGSAGSNEPVYFICQGGTRSKKACEKLQQAGFTNVVSVDGGTQACEQAGLPLIHGKAAMSLERQVRIAAGSLVLAGVALSLLVHPAFIGLSAFIGAGLVFAGITDTCGMGMMLARMPWNRRPVACSV, from the coding sequence ATGCGTACTATTCAGCAAAGCCGTCCGCCCAAAATTGACTCGCCGCGAAAACATCAAAACTGGCAAGGATCCAAAGACGTGAGCATTGCAACCATCTCGCCGAATGCCTTGGCCCGCCGGCACGCGGAAAATAAGTCTCTCCGCCTCATTGATGTCCGCACACCGGCTGAGTTTCAAAACGCGCATCTCGAATTCGCACAAAACGTTCCGCTCGACCAACTCGATCCGTCGGCGGTCATGGGGTCGGCCGGATCGAACGAACCGGTCTACTTCATCTGCCAGGGGGGTACCCGCAGCAAGAAGGCCTGCGAGAAGCTGCAGCAGGCCGGATTTACCAACGTCGTAAGTGTGGATGGCGGAACTCAAGCGTGCGAGCAAGCCGGTTTGCCGCTAATTCATGGAAAAGCGGCGATGTCTCTAGAACGCCAAGTGCGTATCGCCGCGGGCTCGCTTGTTTTGGCCGGTGTCGCGTTGAGCCTCTTGGTCCATCCGGCATTCATTGGCTTGTCGGCATTTATAGGTGCAGGGCTAGTTTTTGCGGGGATAACCGACACTTGCGGCATGGGAATGATGCTGGCTCGCATGCCCTGGAATCGTCGCCCCGTCGCGTGCAGCGTGTGA